From one Rhizobium sp. CIAT894 genomic stretch:
- a CDS encoding AzlC family ABC transporter permease: MNRADFVEGLRGGSAVALASAPFGALFGALAVENGLSLSEIAFMSATVYAGASQMVGIELFGHNVHAWLIVLSILAVNFRHVLYSAALARYIGHFTPLQKFLTFFLLVDPQFAEAVKRSESGRPLTFAWYFGFGIIIYIPWVLISVAGGLLGKFIGDPKAIGLDILLPAYFLGIVLGFRKRDNFLPVALVSAVASVLAYRYVGSPWHVSLGAAAGIVLAALLPLPSPEPDLEADALQSEVHEV; encoded by the coding sequence ATGAATCGCGCCGACTTTGTTGAAGGTTTGCGGGGCGGCTCCGCCGTTGCGCTGGCGTCGGCGCCGTTTGGCGCGCTGTTCGGGGCGCTCGCGGTCGAAAACGGCCTGTCGCTTTCCGAGATCGCGTTTATGAGCGCCACCGTCTATGCCGGCGCCAGCCAGATGGTCGGCATCGAGCTCTTCGGCCACAATGTCCATGCCTGGCTGATCGTGCTGTCGATCCTCGCCGTCAATTTCCGCCACGTGCTCTATTCGGCGGCCCTCGCGCGCTATATCGGCCATTTCACGCCGCTGCAGAAATTCCTCACTTTCTTCCTGCTCGTCGATCCGCAATTTGCCGAAGCGGTGAAACGCAGCGAGTCCGGCCGGCCACTCACCTTCGCCTGGTATTTCGGTTTCGGCATCATCATCTACATTCCCTGGGTGCTGATCAGCGTCGCCGGCGGCCTGCTCGGCAAATTCATCGGCGACCCCAAGGCGATTGGTCTCGATATCCTGCTGCCGGCCTATTTCCTCGGCATCGTCCTCGGCTTCCGCAAGCGTGACAATTTCCTGCCCGTGGCCCTCGTCAGCGCCGTGGCTTCCGTGCTCGCCTATCGCTATGTCGGTTCGCCCTGGCATGTGAGCCTCGGTGCGGCCGCCGGCATCGTGCTCGCCGCGCTGCTGCCATTGCCGTCGCCGGAGCCTGATCTCGAAGCCGACGCTCTGCAATCCGAAGTGCACGAGGTCTGA
- a CDS encoding AzlD family protein — MEFDLHMALVILAAAVATFATRIGGYILITRMKSIPPRMEAALNAVPAAVLTTLVAPAFFIGGWESKLALIVALFVGLRFSHTWMLVAAWIVVMIWRHAGGF; from the coding sequence ATGGAATTCGATCTTCACATGGCGCTCGTCATCCTCGCCGCCGCAGTCGCCACCTTCGCCACCCGCATCGGCGGCTATATCCTCATCACCCGGATGAAAAGCATTCCGCCGCGCATGGAAGCGGCGCTGAACGCCGTGCCGGCCGCCGTGCTGACGACGCTGGTCGCACCTGCCTTCTTCATCGGTGGATGGGAATCGAAGCTGGCGCTGATCGTCGCTCTCTTCGTCGGCCTGCGCTTCAGCCATACATGGATGCTGGTTGCCGCCTGGATCGTCGTGATGATCTGGCGCCATGCCGGCGGCTTCTGA
- a CDS encoding aminopeptidase P family protein, with amino-acid sequence MFQSFEVTSTPHFGRDRVSALRAAFDSLGIDAFLVPRADEFNGEYVPACSERLAWLTGFTGSAGIALILRTQAIVFVDGRYVTQLAEQVDGSVFTGGDLVNEPPHLWLGANGAKGLRLGIDPWLHAGAEVRRLDRALSQIGGTLVFLPHNPLDRLWSDRPAEPLGAVGIQNVAQAGVLASDKIATIAADLSKKNLSAVLIADPSSVAWTFNIRGADVPHTPHPLARAIIHAEGRAELFLDKRKTGIEPEAYLGQISTQLPPSALEERLSAVSRDGGRILIDPDIASYALAEIIRKAGGEVVEGADPAKLPRAVKNDVEINGSAAAHLQDGAAMVEFLYWLSQTKPGTVSEIAAAEHLEATRARVGESMQNPLKDISFDTISGAGEHAAIMHYRVTTETNRMIEAGELFLIDSGAQYINGTTDITRTVGIGTVSEEHRRFFTLVLKGMIQISTARFPKGTRGCDLDPLARIALWRAGADFAHGTGHGVGSYLSVHEGPQRISRLSTQELLPGMILSNEPGYYRPGSFGIRIENLVYVRGAEEIDGGDAPMLGFETLTFCPIDRSLVIPELLTHDELHWFNDYHRRTCEALMPLIHDRDARAWLENATLPLEY; translated from the coding sequence ATGTTCCAGTCTTTCGAGGTCACTTCCACGCCGCATTTCGGCAGGGATCGGGTATCGGCGCTGCGCGCTGCTTTCGATTCGCTCGGCATCGACGCCTTCCTCGTGCCGCGCGCCGACGAGTTCAATGGCGAATATGTTCCGGCATGTTCGGAACGCCTGGCATGGCTGACGGGCTTCACCGGTTCGGCCGGGATTGCGCTGATCCTGCGCACGCAGGCAATCGTCTTCGTCGACGGGCGCTATGTGACGCAGCTTGCCGAACAGGTCGACGGTTCGGTGTTTACGGGCGGCGATCTCGTCAATGAGCCGCCGCATCTCTGGCTAGGCGCCAACGGAGCCAAGGGCCTGCGGCTCGGCATCGATCCCTGGCTGCATGCCGGTGCCGAGGTGCGCCGTCTGGATAGGGCGCTTTCGCAGATCGGCGGGACGCTGGTCTTCCTGCCGCACAACCCGCTCGACAGGCTTTGGAGCGACCGGCCAGCCGAGCCGCTCGGCGCCGTCGGCATCCAGAACGTCGCCCAGGCAGGCGTGCTGGCGAGCGACAAGATCGCGACGATCGCAGCCGATCTTTCGAAGAAGAACCTTTCTGCAGTGCTGATCGCCGATCCCTCCTCGGTCGCCTGGACCTTCAATATCCGTGGCGCCGATGTGCCGCACACGCCGCATCCGTTGGCGCGCGCCATCATCCATGCCGAGGGGCGAGCCGAGCTTTTCCTCGACAAGCGCAAGACCGGCATCGAGCCCGAAGCCTATCTCGGGCAAATCTCTACGCAGTTGCCGCCCTCGGCGCTGGAGGAGAGGCTTTCTGCCGTTTCCAGGGACGGCGGCCGGATATTGATCGATCCCGATATCGCCTCCTATGCGCTGGCTGAGATCATCCGCAAGGCCGGCGGCGAGGTGGTGGAAGGCGCCGACCCCGCCAAGCTGCCGCGCGCGGTGAAAAACGACGTCGAGATCAACGGCTCGGCGGCCGCGCACCTGCAGGACGGGGCGGCGATGGTGGAATTCCTCTATTGGCTGTCACAGACGAAGCCCGGCACGGTGAGCGAAATCGCCGCCGCCGAACATCTCGAAGCGACGCGGGCCCGCGTCGGCGAGAGCATGCAGAACCCGCTGAAGGATATTTCCTTCGACACGATTTCGGGCGCCGGCGAACATGCGGCGATCATGCATTACCGGGTGACGACCGAGACCAACCGGATGATCGAGGCCGGCGAACTCTTCCTGATCGATTCCGGCGCGCAATATATCAACGGCACTACCGATATCACCCGCACCGTCGGCATCGGCACGGTCTCGGAAGAGCATCGGCGCTTCTTCACGCTGGTGCTGAAGGGGATGATCCAGATCAGCACGGCGCGTTTCCCGAAGGGCACGCGCGGCTGCGACCTCGATCCGCTGGCGCGCATCGCTCTGTGGCGGGCCGGCGCCGATTTCGCTCACGGCACGGGCCATGGCGTCGGTTCCTATCTCTCGGTGCATGAGGGGCCACAGCGCATTTCCAGGCTTTCGACGCAGGAACTGCTGCCCGGCATGATCCTTTCTAACGAGCCGGGTTATTATCGGCCCGGCAGCTTCGGCATCCGCATCGAGAACCTCGTCTATGTGCGCGGCGCCGAGGAGATCGATGGCGGCGATGCGCCGATGCTCGGCTTCGAGACGCTGACCTTCTGCCCGATCGACCGCAGCCTCGTCATTCCGGAGCTTCTGACCCATGACGAGCTGCACTGGTTCAACGACTATCACCGCCGCACATGCGAGGCGCTGATGCCGCTGATCCACGATCGCGATGCCAGGGCATGGCTCGAAAACGCCACGCTGCCGCTGGAGTATTAG
- a CDS encoding 50S ribosomal protein L11 methyltransferase, which produces MSEIRLYVTTTESKAEEILDLLSEVFGEEDFAIGTTEIDEKKDIWEASIYMMTEDEADVRSRVEAALKSAFPDAQLQREVIPDVDWVVKSLEGLKPVRAGRFLVHGSHDRDKVRPGDIAIEIDAGQAFGTGHHGTTAGCLEVIDAVVRSRPVRNALDLGTGSGVLAIAVRKLKNIPVLATDIDPIATKVAAENVRRNGIASGIVTRTAPGFHSTAFSEHGPFDLIIANILARPLIKMAPKLAMHLAPGGSVILSGILAAQRWKVIAAYSGARLRHVRTIWRNGWVTIHFDRP; this is translated from the coding sequence GTGAGTGAAATCCGCCTTTACGTGACGACGACCGAAAGCAAGGCCGAAGAGATTCTCGACCTTCTGAGCGAAGTCTTCGGCGAAGAAGACTTTGCCATCGGCACCACCGAAATTGATGAGAAGAAAGATATTTGGGAAGCCTCGATCTATATGATGACCGAGGACGAGGCCGATGTGCGCTCCCGCGTCGAGGCAGCTCTCAAGAGCGCCTTTCCTGATGCCCAGTTGCAGCGGGAAGTCATTCCCGATGTCGACTGGGTGGTGAAATCGCTGGAGGGGCTGAAGCCCGTCAGGGCAGGGCGCTTTCTGGTGCACGGCTCGCATGACCGCGACAAGGTCCGCCCCGGCGATATCGCCATCGAGATCGATGCCGGCCAGGCCTTCGGCACCGGCCATCACGGAACGACGGCAGGCTGCCTCGAGGTGATCGACGCCGTCGTGCGTTCACGCCCGGTCCGCAATGCGCTCGATCTCGGCACCGGCAGCGGTGTGCTGGCGATTGCGGTGCGTAAGCTTAAGAACATTCCGGTGCTTGCCACCGACATCGATCCGATCGCAACCAAGGTCGCCGCTGAAAACGTGCGCCGCAATGGCATCGCCTCGGGTATCGTCACCCGGACCGCGCCGGGTTTCCATTCGACGGCCTTTTCCGAACACGGTCCTTTCGATCTCATCATCGCCAATATTCTGGCCCGGCCGCTGATTAAGATGGCGCCGAAGCTTGCGATGCATCTGGCACCCGGCGGATCGGTGATCCTTTCGGGCATTCTCGCCGCGCAGCGCTGGAAGGTGATTGCCGCCTATAGCGGCGCGCGGCTTCGGCATGTCAGGACGATTTGGCGCAACGGCTGGGTGACGATCCATTTCGATCGGCCGTGA
- a CDS encoding SCO family protein, whose product MKTFRIAVWVGVLILAGILGAIEFFPTKSGDVVAEPPFGVPFTLVSQSGQPITEEALRGKPTALFFGFTHCPEVCPTTLFELNGWMEKVDPKGDKLQAYFVTVDPERDTPEIMNEYVSNVSKRIIGISGPPDKIAEVIKGFRVYAKKVPVDEKDPNGDYTMDHTASVFLLDSAGRFSGTIAYGENPDTAVKKLENLVNKG is encoded by the coding sequence ATGAAGACATTCCGCATCGCCGTCTGGGTCGGTGTCCTGATACTTGCCGGCATTCTCGGCGCGATTGAGTTCTTCCCCACGAAGTCCGGGGATGTCGTGGCGGAACCGCCCTTCGGCGTACCCTTTACCCTGGTTTCCCAGAGCGGACAGCCGATCACCGAAGAGGCGCTGCGCGGCAAGCCGACGGCTCTGTTTTTCGGCTTCACCCATTGCCCGGAAGTCTGCCCGACGACGCTTTTCGAGTTGAACGGCTGGATGGAGAAGGTCGATCCCAAGGGTGACAAGCTGCAGGCCTATTTCGTGACCGTCGATCCGGAGCGTGACACGCCCGAGATCATGAACGAATATGTTTCCAATGTTTCCAAGCGCATCATCGGCATTTCGGGTCCGCCTGATAAAATCGCCGAGGTGATCAAGGGGTTCCGCGTCTACGCCAAGAAAGTGCCGGTCGACGAGAAGGATCCGAACGGCGACTATACGATGGATCACACCGCCTCGGTGTTTCTGCTCGATTCGGCCGGCCGGTTTTCCGGAACGATCGCCTATGGCGAAAACCCGGACACGGCGGTAAAGAAGCTGGAGAATCTCGTCAACAAGGGATGA
- a CDS encoding chemotaxis protein CheW — MNNNNAIKQSGAYLEIVSFHLGDQEFCIDIMAIREIRGWAPVTPMPHTPPYVLGLINLRGAVIPVIDMACRLGMKMTEPSERSAIIVTDIAGKLVGLLVEQVSDMMTIKSEDLQPPPEIIPEAQRAFCRGIVALEKTMVCFLNLDTVIADELNQAA, encoded by the coding sequence ATGAACAACAACAATGCCATCAAGCAGTCGGGTGCTTATCTCGAAATCGTTTCGTTCCATCTGGGCGATCAGGAATTCTGCATCGACATCATGGCCATCCGCGAAATCCGCGGCTGGGCGCCCGTGACGCCGATGCCGCACACCCCGCCCTATGTGCTGGGCCTGATCAACCTGCGCGGCGCAGTCATCCCGGTCATCGACATGGCCTGCCGCCTCGGCATGAAAATGACCGAGCCCTCCGAGCGCTCGGCGATCATCGTCACCGACATCGCCGGCAAACTGGTCGGCCTGCTGGTCGAACAGGTTTCCGACATGATGACCATCAAGAGCGAAGACCTGCAGCCGCCGCCGGAAATCATCCCGGAAGCCCAGCGCGCCTTCTGCCGCGGCATCGTCGCGCTGGAAAAGACCATGGTCTGCTTCCTGAACCTCGACACCGTCATCGCCGACGAACTGAATCAGGCGGCTTGA
- a CDS encoding CreA family protein — translation MSKLRNLFLAAFSFAALSAGTASAEVVGKVGVDWIGNDIIVEALSDPEVKGVTCHVTYFDRSLIDRFKNGNWFEDPSNNSIACRQTGPIEIGNIDLSKDGSEVFRQGMSLIWKTLVVNRIYDKTNDTLIYLAHSRELTDGSAKMSISTIPLYGQSVTWKNGKPQ, via the coding sequence ATGTCCAAGCTGCGCAATCTTTTCCTCGCTGCCTTTTCTTTCGCCGCCCTTTCCGCAGGCACCGCCTCGGCCGAAGTCGTCGGCAAGGTCGGGGTCGACTGGATCGGCAATGACATCATTGTTGAGGCGCTCTCCGATCCCGAGGTCAAGGGCGTCACCTGCCACGTCACCTATTTCGACCGCAGCCTGATCGATCGGTTCAAGAACGGCAATTGGTTCGAAGATCCCTCCAACAATTCCATCGCCTGCCGGCAGACGGGGCCGATCGAGATCGGCAATATCGACCTGTCCAAGGATGGCAGCGAAGTGTTCCGCCAGGGCATGTCGCTGATCTGGAAGACGCTGGTCGTCAACCGCATCTACGACAAGACCAACGACACGCTGATATACCTCGCCCATTCCAGGGAACTGACGGACGGCTCGGCGAAGATGTCGATCTCGACGATACCGCTCTATGGGCAGAGTGTGACGTGGAAAAATGGGAAGCCGCAATAA
- a CDS encoding 3'-5' exonuclease, protein MKTIAIDFETANEQRGSACSVGLAWIEEGRVTRVEERLIRPREMRFSGMNIAIHGIRPEHVEDAPEFPEVMDEFHEDISGATMIAHNAAFDFSVWRASLDHYRQSYPELTYLCSLKMAQRIWPHFLSHRLNLIAEHLGLRFVHHNAAEDAAVCAAAAIEMAKAVKANAVHAIPALIGMKPGRLTARAYEPCTCRKG, encoded by the coding sequence TTGAAGACCATCGCCATCGATTTCGAGACAGCCAATGAACAGCGCGGCAGCGCCTGTTCCGTCGGGCTTGCCTGGATCGAGGAGGGCAGGGTCACGCGGGTCGAGGAACGGCTGATCCGGCCGCGGGAGATGCGCTTTTCCGGAATGAACATTGCGATCCATGGCATCCGGCCGGAGCATGTCGAGGATGCGCCGGAATTTCCCGAGGTGATGGACGAGTTCCACGAGGATATCAGCGGCGCGACGATGATCGCGCATAATGCCGCCTTCGATTTCAGCGTCTGGCGGGCGAGCCTCGATCACTATCGGCAATCCTATCCGGAGTTGACCTATCTCTGCAGTCTGAAGATGGCGCAGCGGATCTGGCCGCATTTCCTCTCGCACCGGCTGAACCTGATTGCCGAGCACCTCGGCCTGCGCTTCGTGCACCATAACGCCGCCGAAGATGCCGCTGTCTGCGCGGCCGCAGCGATCGAGATGGCCAAGGCGGTCAAGGCCAACGCCGTTCACGCCATACCGGCGCTGATCGGCATGAAGCCCGGACGGTTGACGGCGAGGGCCTACGAGCCCTGCACCTGCCGGAAAGGCTGA
- a CDS encoding GNAT family N-acetyltransferase — protein sequence MSENEQNAPRSRAGLPADVVVRAVRLSDAEEITDLINLPGYRAGTLRPPYQRVEEVRKSMENPSPGALNLVVTLNGKIVGNCGLNRFSGRRQHVASIGMGVHDDFTGRGFGRILLGAMVDAADDWLDVKRLELTVYTDNDAAIGLYEKFGFEREGLLKAFGFRSGEYVDAYTMARLRP from the coding sequence ATGTCTGAAAACGAACAGAATGCCCCCCGCAGCCGAGCGGGCCTGCCGGCCGACGTCGTCGTGCGCGCTGTACGCCTTTCCGATGCCGAGGAGATCACCGATCTCATAAATTTGCCGGGCTATCGGGCGGGCACCCTGCGGCCGCCGTACCAGAGGGTCGAAGAGGTTCGCAAGAGCATGGAGAATCCGTCGCCAGGCGCGCTCAACCTCGTCGTCACCCTCAATGGCAAGATCGTCGGCAATTGCGGCCTCAACCGCTTCTCCGGCCGCCGGCAGCACGTTGCCAGCATCGGCATGGGCGTGCATGACGATTTCACCGGTCGCGGTTTCGGCCGGATCCTGCTCGGCGCCATGGTCGACGCCGCCGACGACTGGCTTGACGTCAAACGGCTGGAACTGACCGTCTACACCGACAATGACGCCGCCATCGGCCTCTATGAGAAGTTCGGCTTTGAGCGGGAAGGCCTTCTGAAGGCCTTCGGTTTTCGATCGGGAGAGTATGTCGACGCCTATACGATGGCACGGCTGAGACCTTGA
- the ligA gene encoding NAD-dependent DNA ligase LigA, producing the protein MSTEGSAVDTLTIEEAAAELERLAKEIAHHDALYHGKDQPEISDADYDALKRRNDALEVRFPELIREDSPSRRVGAAPSVTFSPVVHARPMLSLDNTFSQEDVQDFVASIYRFLGRLPDQSIAFTAEPKIDGLSMSIRYENGRLVTAATRGDGTTGENVTANIRTIAEIPNELPKGVPAVVEIRGEVYMAKSDFLALNRQMEAEGKQTYVNPRNTAAGSLRQLDAKVTASRKLKFFAYAWGEMSDMPADTQFGMVQTFKDWGFPVNPLMKRLNSVADVLAHYDEIGLKRPDLDYDIDGVVYKVDSLELQQRLGFRSRSPRWATAHKFPAEQAFTEVEKIEIQVGRTGALTPVARLKPITVGGVVVTNATLHNEDYIKGIGNNGERIRPEDHDIREGDTVIVQRAGDVIPQILDVVMEKRTAEAGSYEFPRTCPVCGSHAVREVNEKTGKMDSVRRCTGGFICRAQATEHLKHFVSRNAFDIEGLGSKQIDFFFENEDPSLQIRTAPDIFTLEKRQQQSLTKLENIDGFGKVSVGKLYAAINERRSIALHRFIYALGIRHVGETTAKLLARSYNTYEAFATAMKEAAPLSGEAWNDLNAIEGIGEVVARAMVEFYKEPRNIEVINRLIGEVTPAEAEQPVTTGSPVAGKTVVFTGSLEKFTRDEAKARAESLGAKVAGSVSKKTDIVVAGPGAGSKLDKARELGVQTMDEDEWLALISG; encoded by the coding sequence ATGTCCACCGAAGGTTCCGCCGTCGACACGTTGACGATCGAAGAGGCCGCCGCCGAGCTTGAGCGGCTGGCAAAGGAGATCGCGCATCACGATGCGCTCTATCACGGCAAGGACCAGCCGGAGATTTCGGATGCCGATTACGATGCGCTGAAGCGCCGCAACGACGCGCTGGAAGTGCGGTTTCCGGAACTGATCCGTGAGGACAGCCCGTCGCGGCGTGTGGGGGCTGCGCCCTCCGTGACCTTCTCGCCTGTCGTCCATGCGCGGCCGATGCTGTCGCTCGACAACACTTTTTCGCAGGAAGACGTGCAGGATTTTGTCGCCAGCATCTATCGCTTCCTCGGCCGCCTGCCGGACCAGTCGATCGCCTTTACCGCCGAGCCGAAGATCGACGGTCTGTCGATGTCGATCCGCTACGAGAATGGCAGGCTTGTGACGGCCGCGACGCGCGGCGACGGCACGACGGGGGAGAATGTCACCGCCAATATCCGCACCATTGCGGAAATTCCGAATGAGCTGCCGAAGGGTGTTCCGGCGGTGGTGGAGATCCGCGGCGAGGTCTATATGGCCAAGAGCGACTTCCTGGCGCTGAACCGGCAGATGGAGGCGGAGGGCAAGCAGACCTATGTCAACCCGCGCAATACGGCCGCCGGATCGCTGCGCCAGCTCGATGCCAAGGTCACGGCGAGCCGCAAGCTGAAGTTTTTCGCCTATGCCTGGGGCGAGATGTCTGACATGCCCGCCGATACGCAGTTCGGCATGGTGCAGACCTTCAAGGATTGGGGTTTTCCGGTGAACCCGCTGATGAAGCGGCTGAATTCGGTCGCCGACGTCCTGGCGCATTATGACGAGATCGGTCTGAAACGCCCGGATCTCGATTACGATATCGATGGCGTCGTCTACAAGGTCGACAGTCTGGAACTGCAGCAGCGCCTTGGCTTCCGCTCGCGTTCGCCGCGCTGGGCGACGGCGCACAAATTTCCGGCCGAACAGGCCTTTACCGAGGTCGAGAAGATCGAGATCCAGGTCGGCCGTACCGGCGCCCTGACGCCGGTCGCGCGGCTGAAGCCGATCACCGTCGGCGGCGTCGTCGTCACCAATGCGACGCTGCACAATGAGGATTACATCAAGGGTATCGGCAATAACGGCGAGCGCATTCGGCCTGAAGACCACGATATCCGCGAGGGTGATACCGTTATCGTCCAGCGCGCCGGCGACGTCATTCCGCAGATCCTTGACGTGGTGATGGAAAAACGCACCGCCGAGGCCGGCTCCTACGAGTTTCCGAGGACCTGCCCGGTCTGCGGCTCGCATGCCGTGCGCGAGGTCAACGAGAAGACCGGCAAGATGGATTCGGTGCGCCGCTGCACCGGCGGCTTCATCTGCCGGGCGCAGGCGACCGAGCATCTGAAGCACTTCGTCTCGCGCAACGCTTTTGATATCGAGGGGCTGGGCTCGAAGCAGATCGACTTCTTCTTCGAAAACGAGGATCCGTCGCTGCAAATCCGTACGGCGCCCGATATCTTCACGCTGGAAAAGCGGCAGCAGCAATCGCTGACCAAACTCGAGAATATCGACGGCTTCGGCAAGGTCAGCGTCGGCAAGCTCTATGCGGCGATCAACGAACGGCGCAGCATTGCGCTCCACCGCTTCATCTACGCGCTCGGCATCCGCCACGTCGGCGAAACCACGGCGAAGCTCTTGGCGCGCTCCTATAACACCTACGAGGCCTTTGCGACTGCGATGAAGGAGGCGGCACCGCTTTCCGGCGAGGCCTGGAACGATCTCAACGCCATCGAGGGCATCGGCGAGGTCGTGGCGCGCGCCATGGTCGAGTTTTACAAGGAGCCGCGCAACATCGAGGTGATCAATCGCCTGATCGGCGAGGTGACGCCGGCGGAGGCCGAACAGCCGGTGACGACAGGCAGCCCGGTCGCCGGCAAGACCGTGGTCTTTACCGGCTCGCTGGAAAAATTCACCCGCGACGAGGCAAAGGCGAGGGCCGAGAGCCTCGGCGCCAAGGTGGCGGGATCGGTCTCCAAGAAGACTGATATTGTCGTCGCCGGCCCCGGCGCCGGCTCCAAGCTCGATAAGGCACGCGAACTCGGCGTGCAGACCATGGACGAGGACGAGTGGCTGGCGCTGATCAGCGGGTGA
- the recN gene encoding DNA repair protein RecN, protein MLIQLSIRDIVLIERLDLAFETGLSVLTGETGAGKSILLDSLSLALGGRGDGGLVRHGEDKGQVTAVFDVGMDHSARALLRENGIDDEGDLIFRRQQSADGRTKAYVNDQPVSVQLMRQAGQLLVEIHGQHDDRALVDTNAHRTLLDAFAGLADEVSEVSRLYRLWRDSERTLKKHREKVEGAAREADYLRSSVEELEKLSPQDGEEDELADTRQKMMKAERIAGDIAEASEFLNGNASPVPHIASLVRRLERKSHEAPGLLEDTVTLLDAALDQLSNAQMEVEAALRKTEYDPRELERVEERLFALRAASRKYSVPVTELPALAARMFADLADLDAGEEKLARLEAELGLARENYDAAARSLSDKRHHAGTALAAAVMTELPALKLERARFMVEITTDAQEALAEGIDVVEFHVQTNPGTRPGSIMKVASGGELSRFLLALKVALADRGSAPTLVFDEIDTGVGGAVADAIGQRLKRLSERVQVLSVTHAPQVAARAATHLLISKGPAAEGSEKIATRVAAMAHKDRTEEIARMLAGASVTEEARAAAKRLLAGNG, encoded by the coding sequence ATGCTGATCCAGCTTTCGATCCGCGATATCGTCCTGATCGAGCGGCTGGATCTTGCCTTCGAGACCGGTCTTTCCGTGCTGACGGGCGAGACCGGGGCAGGCAAATCCATCCTGCTCGACAGTCTTTCGCTGGCGCTCGGTGGGCGCGGCGATGGTGGCCTCGTGCGCCATGGCGAGGACAAGGGGCAGGTAACGGCGGTGTTCGACGTCGGCATGGATCACAGCGCCCGCGCGTTGCTGCGTGAAAACGGCATCGACGATGAAGGCGACCTGATCTTCCGCCGCCAGCAATCGGCGGATGGGCGCACCAAGGCCTATGTCAACGACCAGCCGGTCAGCGTGCAGCTAATGCGCCAGGCCGGTCAGTTGCTGGTCGAAATCCACGGTCAGCACGACGATCGCGCCCTGGTCGACACCAATGCCCACCGCACTCTACTCGATGCTTTCGCCGGCCTTGCCGATGAGGTTTCGGAGGTTTCCCGGCTGTATCGCCTGTGGCGCGACAGCGAGCGGACGCTGAAGAAGCATCGCGAGAAGGTGGAGGGTGCAGCGCGCGAAGCCGACTATCTGCGCTCTTCGGTCGAGGAACTCGAGAAGCTCTCGCCGCAGGATGGCGAGGAGGACGAACTCGCCGATACCAGGCAGAAAATGATGAAGGCCGAGCGAATCGCCGGCGATATTGCCGAGGCGTCCGAATTCCTGAACGGCAATGCCTCGCCCGTGCCTCATATCGCTTCGCTGGTGCGCCGGCTGGAGCGCAAGAGCCACGAGGCGCCGGGCCTGCTCGAAGACACTGTGACGCTGCTTGATGCTGCGCTCGACCAGCTCTCCAACGCGCAGATGGAAGTAGAGGCGGCGCTGCGCAAGACCGAATATGATCCCAGGGAGCTGGAGCGGGTGGAGGAGCGGCTTTTCGCGCTCCGGGCCGCCTCGCGCAAATATTCCGTGCCGGTCACCGAACTGCCAGCGCTCGCCGCCCGGATGTTTGCCGATCTTGCCGATCTCGATGCGGGCGAGGAGAAGCTCGCGCGCCTCGAAGCCGAACTCGGCCTGGCGCGGGAAAATTACGATGCGGCGGCGCGTTCGCTCTCCGACAAGCGCCATCACGCCGGCACCGCATTGGCCGCCGCTGTCATGACCGAGCTGCCGGCGCTGAAGCTCGAACGCGCCCGTTTCATGGTCGAGATCACCACGGATGCGCAGGAGGCGCTCGCCGAAGGCATCGACGTCGTCGAGTTCCATGTCCAGACCAATCCGGGCACGCGGCCGGGCTCGATCATGAAGGTCGCCTCGGGCGGCGAACTGTCGCGTTTCCTGCTGGCGCTGAAAGTGGCGCTCGCTGACCGCGGCTCGGCCCCGACGCTCGTCTTCGACGAAATCGACACCGGCGTCGGCGGCGCCGTGGCCGATGCGATCGGCCAGCGGCTGAAGCGGCTGTCCGAGCGGGTGCAGGTGCTCTCGGTCACGCACGCGCCGCAGGTGGCGGCACGGGCGGCGACACATCTGTTGATTTCCAAGGGACCAGCGGCCGAGGGATCGGAAAAGATCGCCACGCGCGTGGCGGCGATGGCGCACAAGGATCGCACCGAGGAGATCGCCCGCATGCTGGCCGGCGCTTCGGTGACCGAAGAGGCGAGGGCGGCAGCGAAGCGGCTGCTGGCGGGCAACGGCTGA